One Vibrio campbellii CAIM 519 = NBRC 15631 = ATCC 25920 genomic window carries:
- a CDS encoding ArnT family glycosyltransferase: MSINKTHLWLLLAFALLLRLISLATYPLMDTTEARYGEMARLMVETGNWLTPQFDYGVPFWGKPPLFTWMSAYGIELCGLNEFAVRAPHWLAGVATIFFIAFMAYRAGTSSLIAALVLSTCGIFSIAAGAVMTDMALTLAMTMAMVGFYYCWLGKDKHSRLWGYVGFFGLACGLLAKGPVAIVIMGIAVFPWLVIQHGFFGAFKALWQRFPIVSGLALMFAIALPWYIMAEMATPGFIDYFIVGEHFKRFVVSGWQGDLYGSAHDQPRGMIWVFWLQSAAPWSIVLPILAWKRRKVLKAIETDHQGLFSFLICWLISPMILFTMAGNILPAYVLPGIPALGILVAMLVDKNDFKWVTGTAAVLPVLLMIAMLVLNMGKADSRSDRIIFSQIDDSAPVFYIGKRPFSGQFYSHGQAKKLEDANDLTYLKKFHLIGKSQQVDVVIHDNALSCTNDFTAKSKRSLYTCVMG, translated from the coding sequence TGGACACCACAGAAGCCCGCTACGGCGAAATGGCACGCTTGATGGTGGAAACGGGTAATTGGCTCACCCCTCAGTTTGATTACGGTGTCCCTTTTTGGGGTAAGCCGCCGCTGTTCACTTGGATGAGTGCTTATGGCATTGAATTGTGTGGATTGAATGAATTCGCGGTGCGTGCACCACACTGGTTGGCTGGTGTGGCGACGATCTTCTTTATTGCCTTTATGGCTTATCGTGCGGGTACTAGCTCGTTGATCGCAGCGCTAGTATTGTCGACGTGTGGCATTTTCTCTATTGCTGCGGGCGCGGTGATGACAGACATGGCGCTCACTCTAGCAATGACGATGGCAATGGTCGGATTCTACTACTGCTGGCTTGGTAAAGATAAACACAGCCGCCTATGGGGATATGTTGGTTTCTTTGGTCTGGCTTGTGGCTTGCTCGCAAAAGGACCGGTAGCCATCGTGATCATGGGGATTGCAGTGTTCCCTTGGTTGGTGATTCAGCACGGCTTTTTTGGGGCGTTTAAAGCGTTGTGGCAGCGTTTTCCTATTGTGTCAGGTTTGGCGTTGATGTTCGCGATTGCTCTGCCTTGGTACATCATGGCAGAGATGGCGACACCGGGATTTATTGATTACTTCATTGTTGGCGAACACTTTAAGCGTTTTGTCGTGAGTGGCTGGCAAGGGGATTTGTACGGTTCCGCACACGATCAACCTCGTGGGATGATCTGGGTATTTTGGCTGCAATCGGCAGCGCCTTGGTCAATCGTATTGCCTATCTTGGCGTGGAAGCGTCGTAAGGTGCTCAAAGCTATTGAAACTGATCATCAAGGTCTATTTAGCTTCCTGATCTGTTGGCTGATTTCACCAATGATTCTGTTCACGATGGCTGGGAATATTTTGCCTGCTTACGTTCTACCGGGCATTCCAGCTCTGGGCATTTTGGTGGCGATGCTGGTGGATAAAAACGACTTTAAGTGGGTAACCGGTACTGCTGCGGTACTACCGGTACTGCTTATGATTGCAATGTTGGTATTGAACATGGGCAAAGCAGACAGCCGCAGTGACCGTATTATCTTCTCGCAAATCGATGACAGCGCTCCTGTATTCTACATTGGCAAACGACCGTTCTCTGGCCAGTTTTACAGCCATGGTCAAGCGAAAAAGCTGGAAGATGCCAATGACTTAACTTACCTGAAGAAATTCCACCTGATTGGTAAATCGCAACAAGTGGATGTGGTTATTCACGATAACGCTTTGAGCTGTACTAACGACTTCACAGCCAAATCGAAACGTTCACTCTATACCTGTGTGATGGGGTAA
- a CDS encoding GtrA family protein — MGKLTKFAPLERFALVGGIGFVVDTLIFSLLFHVAGLDLMAARSIAFLFAATTTWLGNRWLTFSQADKHNPLYQWLKFMASACISAVPNFAAFKGWTLMFGTQDYMVFLALALGILVGMMSNYLLSSKWVFSQQ, encoded by the coding sequence GTGGGTAAATTAACAAAATTTGCTCCGTTAGAAAGGTTTGCTCTGGTTGGTGGTATCGGCTTTGTGGTCGATACCCTTATCTTTTCCTTGTTATTCCATGTGGCTGGCTTGGATCTGATGGCGGCTCGCAGCATCGCTTTTTTGTTTGCAGCAACCACGACTTGGCTAGGAAATCGCTGGCTTACTTTCTCTCAAGCAGACAAACATAACCCGTTGTATCAGTGGCTGAAATTTATGGCGAGTGCTTGCATTAGTGCAGTGCCTAACTTTGCCGCTTTTAAAGGTTGGACGCTTATGTTCGGAACACAAGACTATATGGTGTTCCTGGCTCTGGCTCTGGGAATATTGGTTGGCATGATGAGTAATTACTTACTCAGCTCAAAGTGGGTCTTTAGCCAACAATGA
- a CDS encoding M4 family metallopeptidase: MKKNTILKNALFGMACLSSSTSFSAETIDLEEINIGAGEISQLKALLSLEPSSELNLELTQELPDGTTRQKFSQRYNNTDIKSAIVTIRVAPQMPSRFLEAHGVVVKGLAQDLSEETSVIGSDAIKELVINRRNLSQEQQNSIKIKRLIELDTNQQAKYVYELNFIKVEGNTISRPFVIIDAKTGALIREWDGMHHAMAPALGSGIGGNEKTQSYRYGTDYEHLSITKEGNRCYLDNDKVMTVDMRYSWDLEQEQKPYSYLCYDEKNTNDRRFVNGAYSALNDAHYFGNVIYRLYQDWLNTAPLTFKLKMRVHFGYKFENAFWDGEAMTFGDGDTTFYPLVDINVSTHEVSHGFTEQNSNLEYNNQSGGINEAFSDIAGEAAEFYMKGSVDWVVGSDITKGEGGLRYFDQPEKDGRSIGHFRDYRDGMNVHLSSGIFNKAFYLLVTRNNWDIKDAFRVFALANQLYWHEQSTFNHAACGVKRAAKDLQLEQRDIIDAFYSVGVNAICALPSDITELRLGTPLEELQGDKGQDYYYSVLVPPGKDKLVIDLERSDYQSDNDADLFVSFEEKPTSIEAQCQSKTYESKEQCSFNNPEAGVYLILVRGYFNFENYQLTARIE, encoded by the coding sequence ATGAAAAAAAATACTATTCTTAAAAATGCATTATTTGGCATGGCCTGCCTCTCTTCATCGACGTCTTTTTCAGCAGAAACTATTGACCTAGAGGAAATAAACATTGGAGCGGGTGAAATTTCGCAACTCAAAGCGTTATTATCTCTAGAACCGTCTAGTGAACTCAATTTAGAATTGACGCAAGAGCTCCCTGATGGCACAACGAGACAAAAGTTTAGCCAACGGTACAATAACACCGATATCAAATCAGCTATTGTGACGATCCGTGTCGCCCCTCAAATGCCAAGCCGCTTCCTAGAAGCACATGGTGTGGTCGTCAAAGGCTTAGCTCAAGACCTTTCTGAAGAAACCTCTGTTATTGGCTCAGACGCTATCAAAGAGCTCGTGATAAATCGTCGTAATTTAAGTCAAGAGCAACAAAACTCAATCAAGATTAAGCGACTCATCGAACTCGATACCAACCAACAAGCTAAGTACGTTTACGAATTAAATTTTATTAAAGTCGAAGGCAACACGATCAGCCGACCATTCGTGATTATAGACGCTAAAACTGGCGCTCTAATCAGAGAATGGGACGGAATGCACCATGCAATGGCCCCAGCTCTAGGTAGTGGTATTGGCGGCAATGAGAAAACACAATCTTATCGTTATGGTACGGATTACGAGCACCTGAGTATTACAAAAGAAGGAAACCGCTGTTACCTTGATAATGATAAGGTGATGACAGTTGATATGCGCTATAGCTGGGATTTGGAGCAGGAACAAAAGCCATACTCTTATCTTTGTTACGACGAAAAAAATACCAATGATCGACGCTTCGTTAACGGTGCTTATTCTGCGCTTAATGATGCTCATTACTTTGGCAATGTGATATACCGTTTGTATCAGGATTGGCTTAATACCGCTCCCCTAACCTTTAAACTCAAAATGCGTGTCCATTTTGGTTATAAATTTGAAAACGCGTTTTGGGATGGTGAAGCCATGACCTTTGGAGATGGTGACACCACATTTTACCCGCTTGTCGACATCAACGTTAGTACTCACGAGGTGAGTCATGGCTTTACGGAACAAAACTCAAATCTTGAGTACAATAATCAATCTGGAGGCATCAACGAGGCGTTTTCTGACATCGCTGGCGAGGCAGCAGAATTCTATATGAAAGGCTCTGTTGACTGGGTTGTTGGATCAGACATTACCAAAGGGGAAGGCGGGTTACGCTACTTTGATCAGCCAGAGAAGGATGGTCGCTCCATTGGACACTTTCGTGATTACCGTGATGGGATGAATGTTCATTTGAGTAGTGGCATTTTTAACAAGGCATTCTATCTATTGGTCACACGCAACAACTGGGACATCAAAGACGCATTTAGGGTTTTTGCTTTAGCTAATCAGCTTTATTGGCACGAGCAATCGACGTTTAACCATGCGGCTTGCGGTGTGAAACGTGCTGCCAAAGACTTACAACTTGAGCAAAGAGATATTATTGATGCATTTTACAGCGTTGGGGTAAATGCAATATGTGCGCTACCTTCAGACATTACTGAACTGAGACTCGGAACGCCGCTTGAGGAACTGCAAGGAGACAAAGGTCAAGATTATTACTATTCCGTGTTAGTTCCTCCAGGTAAAGATAAGCTGGTTATAGATTTAGAGCGCTCAGATTACCAAAGTGATAACGATGCGGACTTATTCGTTAGCTTTGAGGAAAAACCCACTTCAATTGAAGCGCAATGTCAGTCCAAAACCTATGAAAGCAAAGAGCAATGTAGCTTCAACAACCCGGAAGCAGGTGTATACCTGATCTTAGTTAGAGGATACTTTAACTTTGAAAACTACCAATTAACGGCTCGTATTGAGTAG
- a CDS encoding TauD/TfdA dioxygenase family protein yields the protein MIEIEPITPHIGARIHGIDLANCNAEDLEGIYQALIEHQVIFFDGQTMSPEQQLELAQYFGELEPAHPFFPNVESSPQVSIIETTKGNAPLESYWHTDLTWREQPSKGAILHAQHVPNTGGDTIWVSMTAVFDALDNTMKTKLRQLSATHSLTAFEEVAEEDIELDWHHRLLEVSHLNPPVVHPVIKIHPETGKETLFINEQFTRHINEVGHTEGKQLLNELFAIARQPEYQVRFKWQPGSVAIWDNRCTQHYAVIDYGDQPRKMHRVTFV from the coding sequence ATGATAGAGATTGAGCCAATCACTCCGCATATCGGTGCGCGTATTCATGGCATAGATTTGGCCAACTGCAATGCAGAAGATCTGGAAGGAATTTATCAAGCCCTAATAGAGCATCAAGTTATCTTTTTTGATGGTCAAACTATGTCACCTGAGCAGCAGTTAGAACTGGCTCAGTACTTTGGGGAGTTGGAGCCTGCTCATCCCTTCTTTCCCAACGTCGAGTCCTCGCCTCAAGTCAGTATTATTGAAACCACCAAAGGCAATGCGCCACTCGAGAGTTACTGGCATACCGATTTAACGTGGAGAGAGCAGCCTTCTAAAGGGGCGATTCTGCATGCTCAACACGTCCCGAATACTGGCGGAGATACGATTTGGGTTTCTATGACTGCCGTTTTTGATGCGCTCGACAATACGATGAAAACGAAGTTAAGACAGTTGTCTGCAACCCATTCTCTTACTGCCTTTGAAGAGGTTGCTGAGGAAGATATTGAGCTTGATTGGCATCATCGACTGCTTGAAGTTTCTCATCTAAATCCACCCGTTGTGCACCCAGTGATAAAAATACACCCGGAAACGGGCAAGGAAACCCTATTTATTAATGAGCAGTTTACTCGTCATATCAATGAAGTGGGGCATACGGAAGGTAAGCAGCTGTTAAACGAATTGTTTGCGATTGCTCGCCAGCCAGAATACCAAGTTCGGTTTAAGTGGCAACCAGGTTCTGTAGCGATTTGGGATAATCGTTGCACTCAACATTACGCGGTCATCGATTATGGGGACCAACCAAGGAAGATGCATCGCGTCACTTTTGTGTAG
- a CDS encoding methyl-accepting chemotaxis protein, which yields MFNSIRTRIAVSAGGAMAFTLLIAMGMTTDAFTDVNKQVNEKVKAQLTDATSTDLQNTAIQQGLNIANQLDPVLANLKQVRSIIELSSETNASADLIVKQFTAALEAQNKAVFAGYMVWQDKTWPQQVTLNPEDGFNSQGYLAPFFSPNDQNSFDAVAMESFSNTELNSSGERKDDWHLMPYETGKTFVMEPYFYPVRGKQELITTISQPIKQDGKIIGSLGFDLSLYELQSQSEQSARNLFDGKGKILITSWKGITLANSRDGAMVGKKVSSELAAEWSNIQSVAKRDGAGLVAFDGDEYAITAIDTSDAPWVVMVSVPSSHLTKSVDEYQQWSDEQSSEALEKGVWAGIFAAILGIAAMAFIANSLGKVLSNLVERFKDAAQGEGDLTYRIEVKGKDETAQLAHWFNTFLSRMQEMLLTVMATADQVDKNATEGQTRAAASRDQLNAQVNEVNSLATAINEMSATAQEVANSAVQAAAAASQVQSNSLNGMTRMDNAASAVDSLAMQVNDAQQQTQNLVDSSTAIQGILSEIGGIAEQTNLLALNAAIEAARAGEAGRGFAVVADEVRNLANRTQGSTEEIRAMLARLEQETQSIVVLMEQSQKQATDTKGETQAAHLALSEINQAIEVINDMNNQIASAAEEQSSVSEEINRNVVIINDTAVEVMDTMTSSVEISNELTVKASDLHGELSKFKLS from the coding sequence ATGTTTAACAGTATACGTACTCGAATCGCAGTCAGTGCGGGCGGTGCAATGGCGTTCACTTTATTGATTGCAATGGGTATGACTACCGATGCATTTACTGACGTGAACAAGCAAGTGAACGAGAAAGTAAAAGCGCAATTAACGGATGCGACCAGTACCGATCTGCAAAACACTGCGATTCAGCAAGGTCTGAATATTGCGAACCAGCTTGATCCTGTACTTGCAAACTTGAAGCAAGTACGTTCGATCATCGAGTTGAGCTCAGAAACTAACGCAAGTGCAGACCTTATTGTTAAACAGTTTACTGCCGCGCTAGAAGCACAAAACAAAGCGGTATTTGCAGGCTACATGGTTTGGCAAGACAAAACTTGGCCACAGCAAGTGACGCTTAATCCTGAAGACGGTTTTAACAGCCAAGGTTACCTTGCGCCTTTTTTCTCGCCAAATGATCAAAACAGTTTTGATGCAGTGGCGATGGAAAGCTTTAGCAACACAGAGCTAAACAGCAGTGGCGAACGCAAAGACGATTGGCACTTAATGCCTTACGAAACGGGCAAAACCTTCGTCATGGAGCCGTACTTTTATCCTGTACGAGGCAAGCAAGAGCTGATTACAACCATCAGCCAACCGATCAAACAAGATGGCAAGATCATCGGTTCGCTTGGTTTTGATTTGTCTCTGTATGAACTACAAAGCCAGAGTGAACAATCAGCGCGTAACTTGTTTGATGGCAAGGGTAAAATTCTTATCACCTCTTGGAAAGGTATTACCTTGGCAAACAGCCGAGATGGTGCAATGGTGGGTAAGAAAGTTTCTTCAGAGCTGGCTGCCGAGTGGTCGAACATTCAGTCGGTTGCGAAGCGCGATGGTGCTGGCCTTGTCGCTTTTGATGGTGATGAGTATGCGATCACCGCTATTGATACCAGTGATGCGCCATGGGTAGTCATGGTGTCGGTTCCCAGTAGTCACCTCACAAAAAGCGTCGATGAGTACCAGCAATGGAGTGATGAGCAGAGTTCGGAAGCGCTTGAAAAAGGTGTGTGGGCGGGGATCTTCGCTGCTATTTTAGGCATTGCCGCGATGGCATTCATTGCGAACTCGCTTGGCAAAGTGTTGAGCAACTTGGTTGAACGTTTTAAAGACGCGGCACAAGGCGAGGGGGATCTGACTTACCGTATTGAAGTGAAGGGTAAAGATGAAACCGCGCAACTTGCACATTGGTTCAATACCTTCTTGTCGCGTATGCAAGAGATGCTATTGACCGTAATGGCAACCGCAGATCAAGTGGATAAGAATGCAACAGAAGGCCAAACACGTGCTGCGGCTTCTCGCGACCAATTGAATGCTCAGGTTAACGAAGTAAACTCGTTAGCAACGGCGATCAATGAAATGAGTGCAACCGCGCAGGAAGTTGCGAACTCTGCGGTTCAAGCAGCCGCTGCGGCAAGCCAAGTACAAAGCAATAGCCTGAACGGCATGACGCGAATGGATAACGCTGCGAGTGCGGTGGATAGCTTGGCAATGCAAGTCAACGATGCGCAGCAACAAACGCAGAATCTGGTGGATTCCAGCACGGCAATTCAGGGTATTTTGAGTGAAATTGGCGGTATTGCTGAGCAAACCAACTTACTAGCGCTTAATGCAGCGATTGAAGCTGCACGCGCAGGTGAGGCTGGCCGAGGTTTCGCGGTGGTGGCCGATGAGGTTCGTAACCTTGCAAACCGCACACAAGGGTCGACGGAAGAGATCCGCGCAATGCTGGCTCGACTAGAGCAAGAAACGCAATCGATCGTTGTGCTGATGGAGCAAAGCCAAAAACAAGCGACCGATACTAAGGGCGAGACGCAAGCGGCACATCTAGCGCTGTCTGAAATCAACCAAGCGATTGAAGTCATCAACGACATGAATAACCAAATCGCTTCGGCAGCAGAAGAGCAGAGTTCTGTATCGGAAGAGATCAACCGTAATGTGGTGATCATCAACGATACCGCAGTAGAGGTGATGGACACTATGACCTCTTCTGTAGAGATCAGTAACGAACTCACCGTAAAAGCGAGCGATCTTCACGGTGAACTGAGTAAGTTTAAGCTGTCTTAA